ATTCATCGTATGCTGAATAGCTTTGAGTGTATCGCCATGGTGGCCGATTAGCCTCCCGGGTTGATCTATTTCTATTAGTAGCTCTAGGGTTTCACCATCCAAATTCGAAGATATTTTAGGATTAACTTCAAAAAAGGCCAGCAAGTCGGCCAGGGTTTTTTCGGCTTCTTTAACCAGATCCCCTTCTGCCACTACGCCATCTCCTTCATCTCCTCAGCATCCCGGTGCAAGACTAAATGCTGCTGCAGGATTGCTACCAGGCTGGTAACTGCCCAGTACAGAGCCAGGGCGGCCGGTAGTGTCATAGAAATAACCACTGTGATAATTGGAAAAATTTTACCCATATTTGCCATCATTTTGGCGGTATCGTCCATTTCGTGCTGTTTAGGAGTAAGCTGTTTGGTTTGGTAGTACTGAGCGCCGCCGGCTAAAAGAGCCAGGACCAAGCTCGGCTTGGTTAAATCAATTAGTCCGAATAGGGTGGCCGACAAAGTAACCTTGTTACTAATGAGAGCCGCGATGGCATCTAGGTTTCTGATTGGCTCATAGGCAAGCCTTGCCACCTCCCCTGCTTTAATGCTGTCTTGCAGCACAAAAAAGAGTGCAATAAATATCGGAATCTGAACAAACAGCGGCAAGAGGGAGGCAAAGGGGTTGGTACCCTTTTCCTTATAGAGCTCCATCAGCATTTGGGTCTCTTTCTGCCGGTCACCCTTCGCTTTTTTCTTCACCTTGGCTACTTCAGGCGCCAGCTTTTGCATGGCTCTTTGTGAGTGCAGCTGCTTGGTAACGAGCGGCCACAAGGCTAGCCGAACCAACAGTGTAAACACGATTACCGCCAGCCCAAAATCATGGCCTGGAATCAGGGCATATATGAAAAATAGGAGATTAAATAACGGCTCGGTAATATAGGTATTAAACATCTTTTTCCTTTTTAGCTGCCTGTAAGCCCCCGGATTTTGCTAGAGCCTGTTCGATTTTCTGGCTTAGGCTAGCTGGGGGCAAATCGGCAATGTCCCCATGTATAGATAATACTATATCGTAACCAGGGTCGACTGTCTGCCATCGTTTATACAGATCGGCCGCTACCCGGCGCCTGATTCGGTTGCGCACTGAGGCTTTTTTGGAGACTTTTTTACCCACCACCACTACTGCCCGGCTAACCGGCAG
This region of Candidatus Dormiibacterota bacterium genomic DNA includes:
- the rnpA gene encoding ribonuclease P protein component, translated to MLAKQYRLRSGKDIAKVYRYGRYAGGGDLSIKYLKTGLPVSRAVVVVGKKVSKKASVRNRIRRRVAADLYKRWQTVDPGYDIVLSIHGDIADLPPASLSQKIEQALAKSGGLQAAKKEKDV
- a CDS encoding YidC/Oxa1 family membrane protein insertase — its product is MFNTYITEPLFNLLFFIYALIPGHDFGLAVIVFTLLVRLALWPLVTKQLHSQRAMQKLAPEVAKVKKKAKGDRQKETQMLMELYKEKGTNPFASLLPLFVQIPIFIALFFVLQDSIKAGEVARLAYEPIRNLDAIAALISNKVTLSATLFGLIDLTKPSLVLALLAGGAQYYQTKQLTPKQHEMDDTAKMMANMGKIFPIITVVISMTLPAALALYWAVTSLVAILQQHLVLHRDAEEMKEMA